CCTAAACAACCCGCTCGTCAACAAGCTCAAGCTCTACCTCAACAAGGCTCAGTCTCTCCTCATCCTCCAGGTCAAACCCCTCAAGAAGCTAAAACCCTTCCTGGAAACTCTAATCCTAACACTCCTGAAATTATTAAGACTACCATCTCTGTAACTACGGGCATTCTtggtacttctgccttggcttgttttgcaggatggaaactttataaccgctttaaaggagatccttgggttagacagatttaggaaTCTATGGACTTTCCAgtagggagactagggaatcTGTACTGAGTGGTTGGTATAATGGAGTGTTACTATGAATGAATACTGATGGTGATTGAGTAGCTTTATTGTTATATTACAAGATTATAACTCCTTAAGTCGCATACTTTGGAATACTCTTTACCCATGCATATCATTCAAACCATTAAATACCATTATTTAGGCACAATTTACTGTATACTGAGGACTTTATTGGGGATAAATTACCGGAATAATCGCATATTTCAGTTTAAAAATCGcaaaacatttgaaaatggGACGTCATGTAACACTCTCGTACACAGGACTGATCACAGAGATATCTCTGTAAATGGCACTTTTACACGTGAAAATAGCATTCAAAGCAATAACACAACTTTGGATCGTGGAAGACGGAATGAACCAAAACATCGACATATCAATGCTACATTTGGTCCATTCAATCCTCCGTCTTTCCCTCTGTACAGGGATTCATCCATCTCAGcctcatctttatcttcaAACTTAAAAAACTTCCACACTTATGTTTATAATCTTGGAAGCACCCATTCCGTTCACCCGGAATTGTTGCACAGATTTGGACCTTTTATGGTTCACAATCGTATGTTTTCGACTAGAAACATTCGGGGCCGTTTGTTTTATAAGAGAAGACCAAAGATGGTTCCTCGGTACAAGCCAAAGAAGCGTAGGTCATGCTGGTTGGAAGGAGCCCCTCAGAGGAAGGGGATTTGTATCGCGATTCGGGTGGTTACACCTAGGAAACCGAATTCGGGGTTAAGGAAAATTGCAAGAGTGCGTCTTACCACTGGAAGGACAGTAACATGCCATATACCCGGTGCAGGTCATAATTTGCATACACATTCCGTGGTTTTGGTGCGAGGTGGACGATGCCAAGATGTAAGTGGATGTCACTACAAGGTTGTGAGAGGGAAGTATGATTTACTACCTGTAAAGAACAGAGGTACTTCAAGGTCAAAGTACGCTGTAAAAAGACCAGATGCCGCGGCGGAGAAGAATAAGGAGAGGAAGAAAGACATTCATATTACCACAAACTTGGATAGAGAAATGTTCAACCTTGTAGGGAGATATGATTGGATAAATGCTGAAGGAGAATACAGTGAGGAACTTGGACCTAAAGATCCTCTTCCATATGACGTTTTCAAGTTCAACACAAGGTGGAGAAGTCTACAAGTCAAA
This region of Theileria equi strain WA chromosome 1, complete sequence genomic DNA includes:
- a CDS encoding 30S ribosomal protein S12, putative (encoded by transcript BEWA_028360A) encodes the protein MHIIQTIKYHYLGTIYCILRTLLGINYRNNRIFQFKNRKTFENGTSCNTLVHRTDHRDISVNGTFTRENSIQSNNTTLDRGRRNEPKHRHINATFGPFNPPSFPLYRDSSISASSLSSNLKNFHTYVYNLGSTHSVHPELLHRFGPFMVHNRMFSTRNIRGRLFYKRRPKMVPRYKPKKRRSCWLEGAPQRKGICIAIRVVTPRKPNSGLRKIARVRLTTGRTVTCHIPGAGHNLHTHSVVLVRGGRCQDVSGCHYKVVRGKYDLLPVKNRGTSRSKYAVKRPDAAAEKNKERKKDIHITTNLDREMFNLVGRYDWINAEGEYSEELGPKDPLPYDVFKFNTRWRSLQVKHAGQ